In Electrophorus electricus isolate fEleEle1 chromosome 14, fEleEle1.pri, whole genome shotgun sequence, a single window of DNA contains:
- the LOC113588408 gene encoding carbohydrate sulfotransferase 3-like isoform X2 produces MRPLLRLFIESSVDKTSRKPKWVSDKITSKQTPQTPLQASGLFWSGLAQNGSGLPGLSQTDLLSYQHMKWWLENFTKPNGSSLPSAPDGRKHILLLASTRTGSSFVGEFFNQQGGNMFYLFEPLWHVERMLTLDNGGTNASASGSAYRDVLRQLFLCNFSLLESFIEPPPQAHITTALFRRESSQSLCEKPVCTPFVKKVFERYHCRTRRCGPLNLTLASESCLQKQHLAIKSVRIRQLETLRTLVEDPRMDMRIIQLVRDPRAVLASRMVAFSSNYMHWKRLAIGGEVPEDDNEVRKLRGNCDNIRLSAEVGLKQPTWLRGRYMLVRYEDIARFPMRKAAEMYRFTGIPFTSTVKTWILRSTQASSAVSGIYSTQKNSSQQVEKWRFNMPFKLVQMVQKVCGPTLNLFGYKFAENEEMLTNKSMSLIEERTFL; encoded by the coding sequence GGTTTCGGATAAGATCACTTCAAAGCAGACTCCTCAAACTCCCCTCCAGGCTAGTGGATTATTCTGGAGTGGTCTGGCACAGAATGGCTCTGGCCTGCCTGGCCTGAGCCAGACAGACCTCTTATCCTACCAACACATGAAGTGGTGGCTGGAGAATTTCACCAAGCCCAATGGCAGCAGCCTGCCATCCGCGCCTGACGGGAGGAAACACATCCTCCTATTGGCCTCCACTCGGACAGGTTCCTCCTTTGTGGGTGAGTTTTTTAACCAGCAGGGAGGGAATATGTTTTATCTGTTTGAGCCACTCTGGCATGTGGAGCGCATGCTGACTCTGGACAACGGTGGGACCAATGCCTCGGCTTCAGGCTCTGCCTACCGCGACGTCCTGCGTCAGTTGTTCCTATGCAACTTCTCATTGCTGGAAAGCTTCATTGAACCCCCACCACAAGCTCACATCACAACAGCGCTCTTCCGCCGTGAGTCCAGCCAGTCACTGTGCGAAAAGCCTGTTTGCACACCTTTTGTGAAGAAGGTGTTTGAGCGGTACCACTGCCGCACACGCCGTTGTGGCCCTCTCAACCTCACGCTGGCCTCTGAGTCCTGCCTGCAGAAGCAGCACCTTGCCATAAAATCTGTACGCATACGGCAGCTGGAGACGCTGCGCACCCTGGTGGAGGACCCGCGCATGGACATGAGGATTATCCAGTTGGTCCGAGACCCGCGTGCAGTGCTAGCTTCTCGCATGGTGGCCTTCTCCAGCAATTACATGCACTGGAAGAGGTTGGCCATAGGTGGAGAGGTCCCTGAGGATGATAATGAGGTGAGGAAGCTCAGAGGGAACTGTGACAACATCCGTCTGTCGGCAGAGGTGGGTCTGAAACAGCCCACCTGGCTGCGTGGCCGCTACATGCTAGTGCGCTATGAGGATATTGCTAGGTTTCCCATGAGAAAAGCAGCAGAAATGTATCGGTTTACAGGCATCCCCTTCACTTCCACAGTGAAGACATGGATCCTAAGGAGCACACAAGCCTCTAGCGCGGTAAGTGGAATATACTCCACCCAGAAGAATTCCTCCCAGCAAGTAGAGAAGTGGAGGTTCAACATGCCCTTTAAACTGGTCCAGATGGTGCAGAAGGTGTGTGGCCCCACTTTGAATCTGTTTGGCTATAAGTTTGCTGAAAATGAAGAGATGCTAACCAATAAATCAATGAGTTTGATTGAAGAAAGGACTTTTCTGTGA
- the LOC113588408 gene encoding carbohydrate sulfotransferase 3-like isoform X1, with translation MRLKYTITFIFIVALVIIERENNIIAKVSDKITSKQTPQTPLQASGLFWSGLAQNGSGLPGLSQTDLLSYQHMKWWLENFTKPNGSSLPSAPDGRKHILLLASTRTGSSFVGEFFNQQGGNMFYLFEPLWHVERMLTLDNGGTNASASGSAYRDVLRQLFLCNFSLLESFIEPPPQAHITTALFRRESSQSLCEKPVCTPFVKKVFERYHCRTRRCGPLNLTLASESCLQKQHLAIKSVRIRQLETLRTLVEDPRMDMRIIQLVRDPRAVLASRMVAFSSNYMHWKRLAIGGEVPEDDNEVRKLRGNCDNIRLSAEVGLKQPTWLRGRYMLVRYEDIARFPMRKAAEMYRFTGIPFTSTVKTWILRSTQASSAVSGIYSTQKNSSQQVEKWRFNMPFKLVQMVQKVCGPTLNLFGYKFAENEEMLTNKSMSLIEERTFL, from the exons ATGAGGCTTAAATACACCATCACTTTTATCTTCATTGTGGCTCTGGTCatcattgagagagagaacaacataATTGCAAA GGTTTCGGATAAGATCACTTCAAAGCAGACTCCTCAAACTCCCCTCCAGGCTAGTGGATTATTCTGGAGTGGTCTGGCACAGAATGGCTCTGGCCTGCCTGGCCTGAGCCAGACAGACCTCTTATCCTACCAACACATGAAGTGGTGGCTGGAGAATTTCACCAAGCCCAATGGCAGCAGCCTGCCATCCGCGCCTGACGGGAGGAAACACATCCTCCTATTGGCCTCCACTCGGACAGGTTCCTCCTTTGTGGGTGAGTTTTTTAACCAGCAGGGAGGGAATATGTTTTATCTGTTTGAGCCACTCTGGCATGTGGAGCGCATGCTGACTCTGGACAACGGTGGGACCAATGCCTCGGCTTCAGGCTCTGCCTACCGCGACGTCCTGCGTCAGTTGTTCCTATGCAACTTCTCATTGCTGGAAAGCTTCATTGAACCCCCACCACAAGCTCACATCACAACAGCGCTCTTCCGCCGTGAGTCCAGCCAGTCACTGTGCGAAAAGCCTGTTTGCACACCTTTTGTGAAGAAGGTGTTTGAGCGGTACCACTGCCGCACACGCCGTTGTGGCCCTCTCAACCTCACGCTGGCCTCTGAGTCCTGCCTGCAGAAGCAGCACCTTGCCATAAAATCTGTACGCATACGGCAGCTGGAGACGCTGCGCACCCTGGTGGAGGACCCGCGCATGGACATGAGGATTATCCAGTTGGTCCGAGACCCGCGTGCAGTGCTAGCTTCTCGCATGGTGGCCTTCTCCAGCAATTACATGCACTGGAAGAGGTTGGCCATAGGTGGAGAGGTCCCTGAGGATGATAATGAGGTGAGGAAGCTCAGAGGGAACTGTGACAACATCCGTCTGTCGGCAGAGGTGGGTCTGAAACAGCCCACCTGGCTGCGTGGCCGCTACATGCTAGTGCGCTATGAGGATATTGCTAGGTTTCCCATGAGAAAAGCAGCAGAAATGTATCGGTTTACAGGCATCCCCTTCACTTCCACAGTGAAGACATGGATCCTAAGGAGCACACAAGCCTCTAGCGCGGTAAGTGGAATATACTCCACCCAGAAGAATTCCTCCCAGCAAGTAGAGAAGTGGAGGTTCAACATGCCCTTTAAACTGGTCCAGATGGTGCAGAAGGTGTGTGGCCCCACTTTGAATCTGTTTGGCTATAAGTTTGCTGAAAATGAAGAGATGCTAACCAATAAATCAATGAGTTTGATTGAAGAAAGGACTTTTCTGTGA